Proteins encoded in a region of the Leishmania panamensis strain MHOM/PA/94/PSC-1 chromosome 7 sequence genome:
- a CDS encoding hypothetical protein (TriTrypDB/GeneDB-style sysID: LpmP.07.0660), translating into MKPIVLSFQIPSMRDACKANARRSSEAAAAARTLVVPYPNGKFTLQISGIHARLGPTKTSACTNSGACKPRQKEQHTERMPSSLSSDSGLAADIVVHAHVCGEVNCAPRSYVVAVIPLRFGGTATPPLSGPAPSSSVPSTSVGTVTLPSAPYDKRVINAQARMAHRGVMAPVFTSAFARLDLRTQVERVRLSFTVVPCGRPAEGGAVANGAAHAHAGKRLREEAGKGAGDAESAAPLDCAIDVTVVGTVSAIA; encoded by the coding sequence ATGAAGCCGATTGTGCTGAGCTTTCAGATTCCGTCGATGCGGGACGCGTGCAAGGCGAacgcgcggcgcagcagtgaggctgccgcggctgcacGGACGCTGGTGGTTCCCTACCCGAATGGCAAGTTCACCTTGCAGATCAGTGGCATTCACGCGCGGCTTGGACCGACGAAAACATCCGCTTGCACGAACAGTGGGGCCTGCAAACCTAGGCAGAAGGAacagcacacagagagaatgccgtcatctctctcttcggACAGTGGTCTAGCGGCTGATATCGTCGTGCACGCGCACGTCTGTGGGGAGGTGAACTGCGCGCCGAGGTCGTACGTCGTCGCTGTGATTCCGCTGCGGTTTGGCGGCACGGctactccccccctctcagGCCCTGCGCCCTCGTCTTCAGTCCCATCCACGTCCGTTGGTACTGTGACGCTGCCGTCCGCACCGTATGACAAGCGCGTTATCAACGCACAGGCTCGCATGGCACACCGTGGTGTCATGGCACCCGTGttcacctccgccttcgcGAGGCTGGACTTGCGCACGCAGGTGGAGCGGGTGCGACTGAGCTTCACTGTCGTTCCCTGTGGCAGGCCCGCTGAGGGTGGCGCGGTTGCCAACGGCGCggcccacgcacacgcaggtaAGCGActgcgcgaggaggctgGCAAGGGTGCTGGCGACGCGGAgtccgcggcgccgctggacTGCGCTATCGACGTGACGGTGGTGGGCACGGTGTCCGCTATTGCGTAG
- a CDS encoding hypothetical protein (TriTrypDB/GeneDB-style sysID: LpmP.07.0670), translating to MSSPRTHVIDLGCMPREELIEIAKKQANQIREKNKRISAMETFIESVTGAPAEESLSQSSRGYQSAPMHNSSTETSAFSAGSGTATDATASASQLRQLQRELEEQQVQHSLRVSELEEQLRERQREYDQLQAKVDTWKTKVMTVMMADQERIRGLEAQLAAATAPSLDSGEPVAAQHQQQQHFQAQVSALQQELYSVREALQQAHSQLQEQHCSSVQPTLPSAAATSITESFLTKAPPAVLSPPPSLPSTGLFDNTLSAPPAQMAAADIPPEVLEDAVQAKLALWKERVKGAMLEDKNRIQELEAQVAALETATNAAQTSAEEHATEMSRLQGALETAERERENATVAMNSFRENMEEWKEKAHSFLENGEMQRRALEAEVQRLKEDQLAAAAPVERKETWSQTDVAADVLENSTTVSPVAAAVQDVEVQASVTTDVPFSVPKDMSLVPSPVVLPELHLHSLQALLGECERVAAENKRLHRAVAQLFRFREEVMRGVRAVATPPGAAALGKMLEEAVRV from the coding sequence atgTCATCGCCGCGAACGCATGTCATCGACTTGGGCTGCATGCCGCGCGAGGAGCTCATCGAAATCGCCAAGAAGCAGGCGAACCAAATCCGCGAGAAGAACAAGCGCATATCAGCCATGGAGACGTTCATCGAAAGTGTCACCGGCGCGCCAGCGGAGGAGAGCCTCTCGCAGTCCTCGCGCGGCTACCAGAGCGCCCCTATGCACAACTCGAGTACGGAAACATCAGCCTTCTCCGCTGGATCTGGCACTGCCACAGAtgccaccgcttccgcaTCGCAGCTGCGTCAACTGCAGCGGGAGCTGGAGGAACAACAAGTGCAACACAGCTTGCGCGTCtcagagctggaggagcagctgcgtgagcggcagcgtgaATACGACCAGCTTCAGGCGAAGGTGGACACGTGGAAGACGAAGGTCATGACCGTCATGATGGCCGACCAGGAGCGTATCCGCGGCCTAGAAGCTCAACTGGCAGCGGCCACGGCCCCTTCACTGGACTCTGGCGAACCTGTCGCTgcccagcaccagcagcaacagcacttCCAGGCTCAGGTATCTGCTCTTCAGCAAGAGCTCTACAGCGTTAGGGAGGCGCTTCAACAAGCTCACTCTCAGCTTCAAGAGCAGCATTGCTCGTCAGTGCAGCCCACATTgccgtctgccgctgccacatCGATCACGGAGAGCTTCTTGACGAAGGCGCCGCCGGCAGTGCTTAGTCcaccgccctctcttccatccACAGGGCTCTTCGATAACACCCTCTCTGCGCCCCCAGCACAGATGGCTGCCGCTGACATTCCACCTGAAGTGCTCGAGGACGCTGTGCAGGCCAAGCTAGCTTTGTGGAAGGAGCGAGTCAAAGGGGCCATGCTGGAGGACAAGAATCGCATTCAGGAGCTtgaggcgcaggtggcggcgctggagacTGCCACCAACGCTGCCCAAACTTCTGCTGAAGAGCATGCAACGGAGATGAGCCGCCTGCAGGGGGCGCTAGAGACCGCGGAGCGCGAGCGCGAGAACGCGACTGTCGCAATGAACTCTTTCAGGGAAAATATGGAGGAAtggaaggagaaggcgcaTAGCTTCTTGGAGAATGGTGAGATGCAGCGTcgtgcgctggaggcggaggtcCAGCGCTTGAAGGAGGAccagctcgctgctgctgcgccggtgGAACGCAAGGAGACGTGGTCGCAGACGGATGTGGCGGCTGACGTATTGGAGAACAGTACAACGGTGAGCCCTGTTGCGGCTGCCGTGCAGGACGTTGAGGTGCAGGCCTCCGTCACTACGGACGTTCCTTTCAGTGTACCCAAGGATATGTCTTTGGTGCCGAGTCCTGTGGTGCTGCCCGAGTTGCACCTGCACAGCTTGCAGGCTCTGTTAGGGGAATGTGAGCGCGTGGCGGCCGAGAACAAACGACTCCATCGcgctgtcgcgcagctgTTCAGATTCCGGGAGGAAGTGATGCGAGGGGTTCGCGCGGTTGCGACACCTcccggtgccgccgcgctaGGAAAGATGCTTGAAGAagcggtgcgtgtgtag